A genomic segment from Desulfurispirillum indicum S5 encodes:
- the bioB gene encoding biotin synthase BioB — protein sequence MSTISDTSRYWQQWADNVLEGQQLPDAIALEILHSDNESLLPLLQAAYTIRRRFFGRGVWLHVIRSAKSGLCPEDCSYCSQSASASSDITTYPLETVASIVEGAREAQSRQAIRYCIVTSGRMPVEHDLEVICDAVSQIKATMPLQICTSLGMLDAAKVKRLKEAGVDRYNHNLETSAAHYGNICSTHSYEDRLRTARMVKDAGMELCSGGLLGMGESLQDRVELASSLRELDTDSVPLNFLHPRQGTQLENLQPMAAPDALRALAMFRFMLPSKELRIAGGRELILGPLQALGLYPANSIFTKGYLTTDGQGFEEDKRMIESAGFHIAEIVDA from the coding sequence GTGAGCACGATTTCCGACACTTCCCGATACTGGCAGCAATGGGCAGACAATGTCCTGGAAGGCCAGCAGCTGCCCGATGCCATCGCCCTTGAAATTCTCCACAGCGACAATGAGTCTCTCCTGCCTCTGCTTCAGGCCGCCTATACCATACGACGGCGATTCTTCGGACGCGGCGTCTGGCTCCACGTCATCCGCAGCGCCAAAAGCGGTCTGTGCCCCGAAGACTGTTCCTACTGCAGCCAGTCTGCCAGCGCCTCCAGCGACATCACCACCTATCCTCTGGAAACCGTTGCCTCCATTGTGGAGGGAGCCCGGGAGGCCCAGTCCAGACAGGCTATACGCTACTGTATTGTCACCAGCGGGCGCATGCCCGTGGAGCACGATCTCGAAGTTATCTGCGATGCCGTCAGCCAGATCAAGGCCACCATGCCGCTGCAGATCTGTACTTCCCTCGGAATGCTGGACGCCGCCAAGGTGAAACGCCTCAAAGAAGCCGGAGTCGACCGCTATAATCACAACCTGGAAACCTCGGCCGCACACTATGGCAACATCTGCTCAACCCACTCCTATGAGGATCGCCTGCGCACAGCACGCATGGTCAAGGACGCTGGCATGGAACTGTGCAGCGGCGGGCTGCTTGGCATGGGGGAGAGCCTGCAGGACAGGGTGGAACTGGCCAGCAGCCTCCGGGAGCTCGACACTGACTCTGTCCCTCTGAATTTCCTGCATCCACGGCAGGGAACACAGCTGGAAAACCTTCAGCCCATGGCAGCTCCCGATGCCCTGCGCGCCCTGGCGATGTTTCGTTTTATGCTGCCCTCAAAGGAGCTGCGCATTGCCGGAGGGCGCGAACTGATTCTCGGTCCGCTGCAGGCGCTGGGCCTCTACCCTGCCAACTCCATCTTCACCAAAGGATACCTGACAACCGACGGGCAGGGATTTGAAGAGGATAAACGAATGATAGAAAGCGCGGGTTTCCACATCGCTGAAATCGTTGACGCATAG